The Marinilabiliales bacterium nucleotide sequence CCGCCACATTCACCGAAACAGCCGTACCGGAGTACACCCTGACCATCACTGTTACAGGACCGGGCCTGGTCAGTGTGAACGGAGACACATATACAGAGCCCCTGCAGTTTGACGAGGGCACGGAGGTTACCATCGATGCGGCTGCCGAAGCAAATGCCATATTTGAGGGATGGACCGGAAGCATCACCGCGACGCAGGCTACACAGACATTTACGATGGACGCCAACAAAAACATCACTGCCGAATTCGTTCTGGTGACCCAGATCAGGGACGCAGAGAAGCCCGCACCGGGAATTTTTCCAAATCCCTTTACCGATCAACTGACCATCTCTAATCCCGGTTCATTCAGTAGAATTACTCTTCTGAATGTTACGGGGCAGGTAATCGGAAATTATAACATCATTGACCTGGAAGAGAAAACAATTTCAACCGGCAACCTGGAAAAAGGAATTTACCTGCTCAGATTTGAAAAGGAAAATGGAATAAACCTGGTAATAAAGATGGTAAAACAATAGAAACCCCATTTTTTTAGCTGGAAGACAAGCCCCGGATCTCCGGGGCTTGTTCAATCTTAGATAAAACCCCTCACGACAACCAGCGGTGTGTTGGTGTCGCCGCTTCCTGAAACGAGGTCGGCCAGCGAAGAGACAAGGTTCTCTATCTTGCGGGGGGTGGTACCCTGGGCGCTGAATCCCTGCTTGTCCTGCTTTTCGGCAAATTTCCGGCTCTCTTCTGCGATTATCTTCTCGATCTCCTCCCGCGACTTACCTTCGTTATGCAGCTTTTGCATCAGGTACTTGGTCTTGACACCTATCCTGTTCCTGTTCTTTATCCCGGCCGTACAGCCGAAGCACGATACCGGATCGGCAAGTTCA carries:
- a CDS encoding T9SS C-terminal target domain-containing protein — its product is MDADMNITATFAETALPEYTLTISVTGPGSVNVNGDPFAGALQFEEGTEVTIEAVAEENAEFEGWTGSITATQATQTFTMDADKNITATFTETAVPEYTLTITVTGPGLVSVNGDTYTEPLQFDEGTEVTIDAAAEANAIFEGWTGSITATQATQTFTMDANKNITAEFVLVTQIRDAEKPAPGIFPNPFTDQLTISNPGSFSRITLLNVTGQVIGNYNIIDLEEKTISTGNLEKGIYLLRFEKENGINLVIKMVKQ